The genomic DNA AAAAGAGGCACTCGAAAGAGAGAGTAATATATTTAAAACGATTGTTTGATTGCGACAGAAACTGCCCCGTGTGGCACCGGAATTACACAAGAGGTTTCACTAGGGCGCGTATATTATTAGTACCTCGTTAGCGCCAGTGATAAACAGCGGTTGAATGAGGAATGTTTCCGTCATTTCAGAGCGCAGCTCGGTCCGgctcggcgtcgtccctcggtgTAACCGAGTGAAAGAGCAGAAAGGAAGGATGAAAGAGGGAAAGGgggcgcagcgggggatgaaatgCGCCGAGagcgagggaggaaagcggaggaggagagtatggcgataGGGTGAGGAGGAGAGCAGTTCCGCtacgagactacgagatggcggcATAGTAtttgtaatcagattgtatgcgcgacgcgaattgtgtagtactttctggactAGTCACGTGGTCACAGGGATTATACTGGAACCTTCGGCGCGTGATACacaaaaaccgacgcgcttgacccacagatcagattttcggcgatcgccgactctgctcaGCGCTATTGTTGTGCTTGCGCGCTACTTGtattgctgggcacaagttcgcccaataaggAGTTAAATTTGTAGCTCACAGTTTCGACACTGTCATTaatcaccgtcactaccacgtgacaatataatcatAACACAAAATTTGGAGGataaagcttcgcctttaagagtggaacgtgatggcgttcaaagatccctgactgcttctcacgcttcccgccaactgcagcttacgtaactaTGCAAGAAGGCCAGCTTCTTGGTAGAAaggcggcctcttgcatgggccgatcccggaggtagtgcccAGCCGGGCCAATAAAATTGCTTCATTTTCAGGTTTATGTTGTAGCtgcgcacttttaatatttcagtctgagaagttTTAACATAAAAGACATGTGCTGTTAGTGTCATGTTTCTGGGCcgtcgttctcaaaattccgaggaataactttgtcgaggacgtaagacaaggtatgagcaactttggtgacaGAATCGTGTGGCAACATAACCCGCattataccgcatgtcatatagcaagacGTGGCATATACAGgtacctatagtcggatacaacttaagaaaaaaggggaggccccgcccagacgaccgaagcgcgacagccgattgcctccgcgactaaaatagtcccgctaaagaaatcgtgcttctgaaacgcgcaatGCTCGGTATAAACAAAGACTTtagtattttgatgactggtttagtagagctctcatgtgctacagcacatgccggatcacgacaaaaaaataaccccgtgccttccacaatgcttcctgtcgtctgctctttcgcttcattgcaagtgacaaaagtagaaagaacaGCTCTGCATGGATTTTGCgtttgtttacatgtacacggcacatttactactctttTTCCTAGCTTAAagtgaatcagttgctattggacaagtacttatataaaacaatgcatttatcgcaaccattacaaacctggggcgtgaATACTCGAGGCAGGAAAGGTACGAAAATGCTTCATTTATCGTAATAAATAAACACTAATGgtgttaaatagcataaaatttatatttttttgtttttgtgtttcacaaattttttaccttgttttttttttctctttttttttgcgagcctGAAATCTCGCCAGTTCGCGCAAGGCATTCCGTGCGAACTTTCCGacatggagcccaacgaggtgACATCGGAATGCGATTCTTTGTTGCCAAACGAGCCTTGTGTAGCCTCGATGTCCACACCACCAAAGAACCTcgacaagaacaagagtggccaCATTCTGAACAGCGATTCACGCAATATGATCCTCCATTGCTACACGTATtggcgtaacagggagcctgaaGACAGCGTGGAGGCCACGACCAAGTTTGTCGccgagatgctcggtgtcagcgaaagcaccgtgtacaaggtgaggagggaggacaaagcatcgcatatttcgggtggcaaactgtcgacgccctcgcgaaagcgcccacgaaatgcggagcaaagaagacgcagcacgaagtacgacagcttcacgttgtgcgcgctgaggtcatgtgtgcacgatttctttcgccgcaacgagataccgacagTCGAGAAGATAAAGAACGAGTTCGCGAAGCGTATGAATCTCTCATCACTGAAGTGGTGTActgtgcgtcgtctgcttgtcgagatcggattcaagcacgagaagaggagccgcaattcgctgcttatCGACCGCGATGACATAGCTGAATGGCGGAAtcgctaccttcgtgacgtggaacgctaccgggcggaaggccgaaagatctttttcctggacgagacatgggtgacggcgggacacactcggtcgatcgtgtggacagacaccgtggtgcagaagcgcggacgccTATATGCGCGAGCAAATGGTCTGTCGACGGGTTTGAAACAACCTTCTGGGaaaggccagcgcctgattgtgacgcacatcggcagcgaggatggcttcgtcgacggGTGCTTAAATATATTCCGAGGCCAAAAAACGggcgactaccacgaagaaatggacggcaatcgcttcgagggatggttcaacaacgttctgcagaagttgcctgctggtagcgtcattgttttggacaatgcaccttatcattcccggcgagaagagaaattaccgacgacagcttggaagaaggaaaaaatacaggagtggctcaaaagcaaaaacatcacctacagcgaaaggatggttaaaaagcagctgcttgagttggtagcatctgtaaagccacgctttctgagctacatcaTAGACAATGCAGCTGCAAAGGCcggttgcattgtactcaggctcccaccataccactgcgaatttaatccCATTGAGCTTgtgtgggcaaaggtgaaaaatggcatcgctgcggaCAACAGAGATTTCAAGCTGTCTACGGTCGAAgacgtcttgagggaaaaaataaagcgtgtaacggcggaagactggaagaagaacattcaccacgtgatggatctggaggcaaagttcaggcttgatacATCTGGGAGTGACCATattcaacccatcatcatccagctgggtgaagatgacagtgaagaaagcgactccgactgcgagctgtccggcattgagccactcagTGAAgaataacagcttcttattaatgaaagaacagcccttattagggctacccAAATTTcgccggtgggttcgcagcagccaagcGTTCTCCCGtaacctctcaaataaataagcagttcatttggtgacacATTCCTTTTAACAGAagctcaattctgaaaaagcaatgtgctgcacagatcgtgctgaaatgctggaaaatctgaatgcaaatacaattattaaccctgaataaatatgtggggcccaaaatgctcgtTCGGGCAGCCATTATCCAGCTTCACAGGAAAAAGCAGTAGTCAtcgtgaaattgacagccactcttagcagcctgcactcgaaagcacattcatgtgtttgcattgtttattttagttatctggcccaggcaagtaatgcgaagacaacaattatcaagcatcattagcttagtgcgGCCCCAAATACTCATTCAGGTAGACATTCATAgtagtacactctaagaaaagtttacacccttcggagtgccccttctgccacacaatgataattgttatctgccttgatgcgtttcctttcttgaaaatgccgcgcccgctactttcctgtcaggaatgctatcatgctgataacgcgcatgccgttcgttactggaaagtaccgggctcgcagcgttaaagaaaggaaacgcattaaagcagatgacgattattgttgtgtggcagaaggggcactccaaagggtgtaagcttttcttagagtgtagtcgagggcacacttgaaacgcaccattagcagtctgcacgtcaaagcgcagtcatgctgtcaccactgttggtgaagcggcagcaatcaacgcgaaaatgacagccactgttggcagcttgcatgaaaaagcacgttcatgtggtggcattgtttaacctggttatctgacccaggcaagtaatgcgaataagacaacaattaccaagcatcattagcttagtgaggcccaacatgctcattcgggtaactattaatagcagtagtcgagggcacacttggaaggcaccattagcagtctgcacgtcaaagcgcagtcatgtcgtcgccactgttggtgaagtggcagcaatcgatacgaaaatgacagccactgttggtagcttgcatgaaaaagcacgttcatgtggtggcattgtttaacctggttatctgacccaggcaagtaatgcgaataagacaacaattaccaagcatcattagcttagtgaggcccaacatactcattcgggtaactattaatagcagtagtcgagggcacacttggaaggcaccattagcagtctgcacgtcaaagcgcagtcatgtcgtcgccactgttggtgaagtggcagcaatcgatacgaaaatgacagccactgttggtagcttgcatgaaaaagcacgttcatgtggtggcattgtttaacctggttatctgacccaggcaagtaatgcgaataagacaacaattaccaagcatcattagcttagtgaggcccaacatactcattcgggtaactattaatagcagtagtcgagggcacacttgaaTGGCACtgtttgcagtctgcacatcaaatcacagtcatgccacagccattgttgtatttgtttatctgaccgggcaagtaacaccaatgtaagcacaattattcaccctgaatagctctgctagcattgttagTACTGAaatatgctgagtgaagttgaatgtgttttattgaggcaattatttaattcacaagccatcggcatactgatggacagccaggttcagacaatgacatttgtgaagtaatgaATGGTGatagttgcaaaagctctcagtgcactgcttcgctgggctccattcacagaAAAATGcctttgcaacgacgaaagcgtcACACAGGAAATGAttccccactgcacaatgttattcgtgttgaaaacttttaccatcatatgtgatgggcagcgaaaccgtctgtttactaagactgaatgcatgaaaatgcaacagcatagaacGATGTTGctttgcaatatgcagcctttcatgtgcacttctggcgagctgccacatgtactgatgcataaacatgaacaaaggtaagaggcaaagttgctgtgcaacccacatgacgcttttacgaaaatgtatctctaaagctttctgttttcataggcgatcaaaatttgttttgagcaagttggttaattacattgaagcaacaacacaagaaggaaggacagaaaacacagcaagTAGGctgattgagaagacgaggtagaccagtgagaaaggttttaatgagatggaagaggccagccctgcagtgtacaggagttagtgctttgaatgagattcgttaatgaaaatgtgtaaagacgttgctgaaagaaaactagcaaaaacaaatgctaatataaaataaaaggacagaaataagagtatgcgcaaacatgcatggaatcaggcacacaaacgcgaaaactaagaaaaactcaaatataaagaaatgtgcgaaataaaaaaaaatcacaaacgcaagaaaacatacacacatttacaaacagacctgggtagaggtattataggagcgggttcacaagctgctgtgcctaccttctcgtatgtttttttttttttcaaccgttctcttaacactgtcttgggaatttttaattgcaacataacACAATAATTGAAAAACAGCgcgaagctatgttgtgggaaaccatgtcgagcgctggcaacacaacttatgcatgactgtgccacaccacgcATTCTGCAGCTTGCGCgcacggtgagcactggtggaaagcaatcaatcgacggtgccacaCAACGCACGAGCACGGCCATTAGATGCTCGGCCATCTCACTACTGAaaacgatcgttcacgctaagttgacggcgacaaatatttgcgttggaggcttcttttgcaaatattttctgttgagacgctcgtaggtttgtttcatgcgcgcacgcttttctcatttctcctgagcatggttttgctccatcacttcaccccgtccgacgagaaacgcagcggCACAGTACAGGAACACACCcaccgctgacagtaggcaccagactttggcaaacttttctcgtcgtaacttctctcgggagcggaaaaaaaaaacagacatggaaCAAACAAGCAGGATAtgtgtttgcagcggtcgccgtgggatcctgttttcaggcaaggcgtagtgcagcgtcagcgatgctcgcttcaatgtttcttcgccggatcatggcttggaataaacgcacgcggcacaaatgagGCGTCGTAaactcgcagtaatatttccggcatgatagacaatcacaaacagtttgggaattcactgtgacgaggcgtcgacgcgcacagctgacgcgacttcgcccagttcgaagcccgggcggccatcttctccgacggcggggtcaccggccgtctggcgcatgacgtcagtccagagtgcgcgcccattggtggctGTTCGTGTACATCCgcgtcggaggagtaaacgcccccttttttctaaagttgtatccgactataatatatatatatatatatatatatatatatatatatatatatatatatatatatatatatagacgggaattttcgctcacggacaactccgacgacaccgcattttctgcgacacggggcccttaacgctatcacgttaaaattGTGTCAGCCACTTCTTTCTGAACAATGGCGCACGTGACCGCTGCAAGCGCTCCGTCTGCCGCCACTGCTAAACGaactgcccgagcagaggcttaGTGCCGCCGCAGACGACCCTGTCGTTGgtaatcaaattctttgccacaatctATGTCGCGAGTttaaaacacctaaacagctgcgtttatcgtatcgtaatcgtcggtgaattttttcagCACTCTCTTATTTAAAAAAATACCGtagtatatatgtactgtttattcatgaagaACAAGAactaaaaaaggaaataaagttataagaataaaaaaagactTGATGCATTGCTAACACAttgttcaaggcttagaaaatgcactcacgagaatattttgcaactCTCAAATGTACCTGCTCTTACATTATTATTTACACCCATtggcggcgagaattaggagtggcgccctctcgcgagtgacgtcacggccaggacgccgctcgctgcggctcgctcggctgccgcgtgCGCTCGTTGTCTTGTCCCTTCGTGTATGCCTGTGGTACGGGAGGGTGCGGGCGGCTTGAGCCGTGCTTATTAGGCAGGTGTGTGTCGACTTCTTtttgctgccatgcctgaaccccagtttcttcttcaaaagcgcgcgAGTCGAGAAAATCTACGGCTTGGCTAtggcaagctatgtagcgttgaaggggtctactaggtCTACAATGcaccgtgtctgtccataaattttgcgtaagaagagtgtctgcaaattcaacacgcgaagttgtgtatggtgcttcgctaaacacttaacattcccttagtatttaactatgagagacattgcattttacgtggaaagTTATCTTAGTAATTGGCGTCAACaagttatccgtgttagaaaggcACTGTCcaatcatgattcttattactatGGTGAGTTCTAGTCAagtatggccatttattaatgcgtaaaagaaagaatttggcgcgcatttcttacgaaaacgtttgctgctactttcataccTCTCTCAAACAGGCCCCTAAAAGTGAATTGCCCATGGCTGCTAActcgacggcgcgtcatgtagagtatttacgtAGTTAATTCACAAAAACCACgaaaagtttcgtggttaagatcgagagccaatcaactGCAAGCGGTGAAATGTTTCATGATGGCCGTCAGTGCCTCAGcgcttgatttttgaccctccacaggggaattACTATATCTTCAATGTGTCCCACATAGAACGATTGACACTTCGGCTTCTTCCTGTCTGCATCCCTGCACAGGCTGCCTGCCGTGCAGCCTGTGCAGCCTGTTACGCGTTCGCGTAACACATTCAAGCAACGTGCAGCACAGAAAAGGGCTTTTCTTCAAATTACCGCAATTACCCAACAACCTACGGCCAGACATGTTGTAAACGCAGCTAAACCCGGCCATGAAAACACGGCGACCCAGCAACACTGTGGCACCGCGAGGCCAATGGCGAGGCTCGCGCCGCGCGGTTAGCGTCTCTTGCCCCGCGAGGCCCCAGCCGTTGGCTCACCCGCAGGTCAGTCCAGCAGCTAATGATCTGTTTGTGCTGCATGGAGGAAGGTGGCAGCAATTTCGTCGTCACAAGGTGCGGCCACACCTACCATGCGGAGTGCCTGCGGGTGTGGCTGGACGTGTCCGGCACATGTCCAATCTGCCGAACGGCCACCGCATTAGATGCTACCATCAAGCTACTCGGGGAGACCGAGTGTTCGGCTAAGCCGGACTGCGTGGTGGAGCTCAGAAGAATCAACAGAGAGCTCAGGCGGAGGCTCCACAATGCTGAAGAAGAAAAAGACCAAGAGACCCGCAGGGCGAACAAGCACGTCCGGGCATCGTCGGAACACACCGAGAGGTACCTGAACCTGAAAGCGAAGCTGAGTGAGCTGGAAATAGAGCTGGAGGCCACCAAGAAACGAGCGGCGAGTAGCCTTGAACTTCGAAAGGAGGCGATCGGCTTGTTCAAGAGCTTGAGGTCAGTGCATGTGTTGCTTGTTGAGCGTTCTTGTTGTCGTTGAGTCATAATCGCAACGTCCGCCGTGCTGTTCACACGGATGTGATGCGTACTGTGCGTCACGCGCGTTTGGTATTGATTGCATGATTTTTCAGGGCGCGCAACCCTGAGAAGCAAGGGTATGGTGCCGACGCCCGCGACGAAGCCGGTCCCGTCGGCCCAGGCGACGCTGCCGAGTTGGCGGCGGTTGACGGCGTTGCTGCCGACGCAACCGATGAAGGCGGCCCCATGGACGCAGCCGACGCTGGCGATGAAGCGCAGGAGCAGGAAGATACGCTCTGACTGTGGGCAAGGGGCAGGCGACGCTGGCGAGGaagcggagacgtactgtgactGTGGGGCGAAATAAATTTTTTCGCACAGCTTGTTTTttgtgcctgcctgcctgctatctgtgccgatcgcgacgtttggctggcgtattggctggcgaagcttaagcgtcctccgattttttttttttcattttgataaTCGTTTCCTGTCGCAGTCAAATAGGCGTGCAAATGCTCGGCGGATGTTATGATGCATCCCCTAAACTCACTTCATGTAATAAATGAATtatatgtgcactcctagcgcagCTCAACGCCCATTAGACATTGTAAAGGGgatttattcgggtcgtagagaagcagcgaccaacgcggcaacagcaggcagggcgcagccagcgagcgaacacactctaagccgaaaacggggaaaaggggactaacggcagccgttggacctttggatcaacggttaatccaccgtgcgtgccgtgtgcagaggcaaagtgtcgtgcgcaaatttgtggcactaaatgttcgtccttgcaaggtaacggtcgacggtggggatcaacggcacaatttagtcctctgactttagtccctttagagaggggagctccgtgtccctctcctccctgcctggacggggtggcagcgggtcataaaacactgtcactctgctgtcatcccgcccacacgaaggtcaacaggctttcgccattggctaacattttggcgggaatcgggccctgcttgcgtgcactccgggtaagcgcgcgcaagtcgggtcccggggagaccacatcggggcgtctgaaggtgcgtacgtgtttttctctgccggcggcggccccctttgtccgccgccggccgatggctacttcggctcgtcggggtcccggcgggcgcgcgcgcactcttccgtcgtctcgatatcctgaggcagcgtctgctgatcatgcccccgtctgttcgtctgtcatttctttctcggcttttgttctcgattgccgcaaggcgttcatgcgccgtctgggccggcaaccggatacaagaggctgagacgaggcatacggtcggtttctgagggagctcgcgcgtcccttttcgcctctAGGCATTCCAGAAcgaaggcgacggcccgtgttct from Dermacentor albipictus isolate Rhodes 1998 colony chromosome 7, USDA_Dalb.pri_finalv2, whole genome shotgun sequence includes the following:
- the LOC135896391 gene encoding uncharacterized protein encodes the protein MICLCCMEEGGSNFVVTRCGHTYHAECLRVWLDVSGTCPICRTATALDATIKLLGETECSAKPDCVVELRRINRELRRRLHNAEEEKDQETRRANKHVRASSEHTERYLNLKAKLSELEIELEATKKRAASSLELRKEAIGLFKSLRARNPEKQGYGADARDEAGPVGPGDAAELAAVDGVAADATDEGGPMDAADAGDEAQEQEDTL